In the Gossypium raimondii isolate GPD5lz chromosome 9, ASM2569854v1, whole genome shotgun sequence genome, one interval contains:
- the LOC105799825 gene encoding L-type lectin-domain containing receptor kinase IV.1 — MCFRFSNLLTLLLISFAAAEDVGFIYNGFRSANLNLDGIAELTSNGLLKLTNKTVQETGHAFYPHLVYFKNSTNGSVFSFSSTFVFAILPEYPTLSGHGIAFVIAPTKGLPGSLPSQYLGLFNGSNNGNDTNHVVAVELDTIRSTEFDDINDNHVGIDINGLKSATSSPAGYYEDDSHDFKNLTLISGKRMQVWVEYHGLEKRMDVTLAPFKVPKPDTPLLSLSRDLSSIVNREMYVGFSSSTGSVLTSHYVLGWSFKVNGQAEELTLSQLPKLPRLGPKKKPKVLTIGLPLILVSLALAGVSGAAYLVRRKRKFADVVEDWELEYGPHRFKFKDLYIATKGFKDKELLGAGGFGRVYRGVLPSNKLEVAVKRVSHESRQGMREFVAEIVSIGRLRHRNLVQLLGYCRRKGELLLVYDYMPNGSLDKYLHDQPKVTLNWRQRFRVIKGVASGLFYLHGEWDQVVVHRDVKASNVLLDGELNGRLGDFGLARLYDHGTDPQTTHVVGTLGYLAPEHTRTGKATPSTDVFAFGAFLLEVACGRRPIEAKSPTEDVILVDWVYSCWSNGDIMEAKDPNLGSGYEAEEVELVLKLGLLCSHSEPEARPTMRQVLQFLEGDLPFPEMSSLSLTSSGLTFGHRQGFDDYVMSYSSSVCKGFSHCSVADSLLSGGR, encoded by the coding sequence ATGTGTTTCAGATTCTCGAATCTGCTGACTCTACTTCTGATTAGCTTTGCAGCTGCCGAGGATGTTGGTTTCATCTACAACGGATTCCGGTCGGCTAATCTAAACCTTGATGGCATTGCAGAACTCACTTCCAATGGACTCCTAAAGCTCACCAATAAAACCGTGCAAGAAACAGGTCATGCTTTCTACCCTCACCTCGTTTATTTCAAGAACTCTACCAACGGTTCtgttttttccttctcttccACCTTTGTCTTCGCCATACTTCCGGAGTATCCAACTCTCAGCGGCCATGGAATCGCTTTCGTGATTGCACCAACCAAAGGCCTCCCCGGATCTCTTCCAAGTCAGTATCTCGGACTGTTCAATGGGTCCAACAATGGCAATGATACAAACCATGTTGTTGCTGTAGAACTCGACACTATACGAAGTACGGAGTTCGATGATATCAATGACAATCACGTTGGGATTGACATTAATGGGTTGAAGTCTGCTACTTCTTCTCCAGCTGGATATTATGAGGACGACAGCCATGACTTTAAAAACCTGACCTTGATCAGTGGTAAACGGATGCAAGTTTGGGTCGAATATCATGGTCTAGAGAAGAGAATGGATGTCACTTTAGCTCCATTTAAGGTTCCTAAACCCGACACCCCACTTTTATCCTTGTCTCGTGATCTGTCTTCAATTGTTAACCGTGAGATGTATGTTGGTTTTTCATCGTCAACTGGTTCGGTCCTCACATCTCATTATGTTTTGGGCTGGAGCTTTAAGGTTAATGGTCAGGCAGAAGAGCTTACCCTGTCTCAACTTCCCAAGCTTCCTCGGttaggaccaaagaaaaagcCGAAAGTTTTGACAATTGGGTTGCCTTTGATTTTGGTGAGCTTGGCTTTGGCAGGAGTTTCTGGTGCTGCTTACTTGGTAAGGAGGAAAAGGAAGTTTGCTGATGTAGTTGAAGATTGGGAGCTTGAGTATGGGCCTCATAGATTCAAGTTTAAAGATCTATATATTGCTACAAAAGGATTCAAAGACAAGGAATTATTGGGTGCTGGTGGATTTGGAAGGGTCTACAGAGGAGTTCTTCCAAGCAATAAACTTGAGGTTGCAGTGAAAAGAGTCTCGCATGAATCAAGGCAAGGGATGAGGGAATTTGTAGCAGAAATTGTGAGTATTGGTCGTCTCCGACACCGGAATTTAGTCCAACTCTTGGGATATTGCCGGCGCAAAGGTGAGCTGCTTTTGGTCTATGACTACATGCCTAATGGAAGTCTTGATAAGTATTTGCATGACCAGCCAAAAGTCACCCTAAATTGGAGACAAAGATTCAGAGTCATCAAAGGTGTAGCATCAGGATTGTTCTATTTACATGGAGAATGGGATCAAGTTGTGGTTCATAGAGATGTTAAAGCCAGCAATGTTTTACTGGATGGCGAATTAAATGGAAGATTGGGAGATTTTGGGCTTGCTAGATTATATGACCATGGAACGGATCCCCAAACAACTCACGTTGTGGGAACTCTTGGTTATTTGGCTCCCGAGCATACTCGAACCGGGAAAGCCACGCCGTCCACCGATGTGTTTGCTTTCGGGGCATTTTTGCTTGAAGTTGCGTGTGGAAGAAGGCCAATAGAGGCAAAATCTCCGACAGAAGATGTAATCTTGGTAGATTGGGTGTATTCATGTTGGTCCAACGGTGATATTATGGAGGCCAAAGATCCGAATCTGGGTTCAGGTTATGAGGCAGAGGAAGTAGAGTTGGTTTTAAAACTTGGGTTGCTCTGCTCTCACTCAGAACCTGAAGCAAGGCCAACCATGCGCCAAGTCCTTCAATTTTTAGAAGGGGATCTTCCATTTCCAGAAATGTCATCACTCAGTCTCACTTCCAGTGGACTAACATTTGGACATCGACAAGggtttgatgattatgtcatgTCGTATTCATCTTCCGTTTGCAAGGGATTCTCCCATTGTTCTGTTGCAGATTCTTTACTTTCTGGAGGTCGATGA
- the LOC128032608 gene encoding uncharacterized protein LOC128032608, translating into MEGGSSFSVAAPPVFDGDNYQMWAVRMETYLEALDLWEPVEEDYEVPPLPANPTVAQIKAQKEKKTRKSKVKACLFAVVSQMIFTRIMSLKSAKEIWDYLKAEYEGDERIRGMKVLNLIRDFELQMMKESESMKEYSDRLLNIANKVRLLGSELNDSRIVEKLLVTVPEKFEANITTLENTKDLSKISLAELLNALQAQEQRRSMR; encoded by the coding sequence ATGGAAGGAGGGTCTAGTTTTTCAGTTGCTGCACCACCAGTCTTCGATGGAGACAATTACCAGATGTGGGCAGTTCGCATGGAGACTTACCTGGAGGCTTTGGATCTTTGGGAACCTGTAGAAGAGGATTACGAGGTCCCGCCACTTCCAGCAAATCCTACTGTGGCACAGATTAAAgcacaaaaggaaaagaagacaAGGAAATCAAAGGTAAAAGCTTGCTTATTTGCAGTTGTGTCTCAAATGATTTTCACACGAATAATGTCTCTGAAATCAGCAAAGGAAATCTGGGATTACCTCAAGGCTGAGTATGAAGGAGATGAGAGGATTCGTGGAATGAAAGTCCTGAATCTAATCAGGGATTTCGAGTTGCAGATGATGAAGGAGTCTGAGTCAATGAAAGAATATTCTGACAGACTTCTCAACATTGCCAACAAGGTGAGATTGCTTGGTTCTGAGTTGAACGACTCTAGAATCGTAGAAAAGCTGCTGGTCACTGTTCCAGAGAAGTTTGAAGCCAACATTACTACTCTGGAGAACACCAAGGACCTGTCAAAGATCTCTCTTGCAGAGCTCTTAAATGCTTTACAGGCACAAGAGCAAAGAAGATCCATGAGGTAA
- the LOC105799839 gene encoding probable E3 ubiquitin-protein ligase RHC2A, producing MESISSPYWCYRCNRFIRVRIQSPHDSVHCLHCGGGFIEEIQTPSRSPIDHRFPVASLYSGTPSLSPSPTATPRFRRARRNAGDRSPFNPVVVLRRPSSETDGELPERGNTSFELYYDDGSGSGLRHLPDSMSEFLMGSDFDRLLDQLSQLQVNEVGRFEQPPASKAAIESMPVIRIVGRHIRSDSHCAVCKEPFELDSEAREMPCKHIYHSDCIVPWLSIRNSCPVCRHELPMEDNNSGENEAVGLTIWRLPGGGFAVGRLTGGRRAAEREFPLVFTEMDGGFNNAAAPRRISLAPSGRSSQIESRGFRRVFRSFVSFFGRFRSSSRSGSDSGFTRRSRSLSVFNRSSRRDSD from the coding sequence atgGAATCGATTTCATCACCCTATTGGTGTTACAGATGCAATCGCTTTATACGAGTCCGGATCCAATCCCCCCATGATTCGGTTCATTGCCTCCACTGCGGCGGAGGATTCATCGAGGAAATCCAAACGCCCTCTCGATCTCCCATCGACCACCGTTTCCCCGTCGCATCCTTGTACTCCGGCACTCCCAGTCTGAGCCCCAGCCCCACCGCCACTCCTCGTTTCCGTCGAGCTCGACGAAACGCTGGCGATCGCTCCCCTTTCAATCCCGTCGTCGTACTCCGTAGACCCTCCTCCGAAACGGACGGCGAACTTCCCGAAAGAGGGAATACCAGTTTTGAGCTTTATTATGATGATGGGTCCGGGTCGGGTCTTCGTCATTTACCCGATAGCATGTCGGAATTTTTAATGGGTTCGGATTTTGATAGGCTTCTTGATCAGTTATCCCAGTTACAAGTAAACGAAGTTGGTCGCTTCGAGCAGCCGCCGGCTTCAAAAGCAGCGATTGAATCAATGCCGGTGATAAGGATCGTTGGAAGGCACATCAGGTCGGACTCTCACTGTGCAGTTTGCAAAGAACCTTTCGAACTTGATTCCGAAGCTCGGGAAATGCCTTGTAAGCATATTTACCATTCGGACTGTATTGTACCTTGGCTTTCGATTCGAAACTCTTGTCCAGTTTGCCGCCATGAATTGCCAATGGAAGATAACAATTCAGGGGAAAATGAGGCTGTGGGATTAACAATATGGAGATTGCCTGGAGGTGGGTTTGCAGTAGGGAGGCTTACTGGAGGGAGGAGAGCAGCGGAGAGGGAGTTCCCATTGGTGTTTACAGAGATGGATGGCGGGTTTAATAACGCGGCTGCTCCTAGAAGGATTTCATTGGCGCCCAGTGGGAGAAGTTCACAAATAGAGAGCAGAGGATTCCGGCGGGTTTTCCGgagttttgtttcattttttggGAGGTTTAGGAGTTCATCTCGTTCAGGCTCAGATTCTGGGTTTACAAGGAGAAGTCGATCGCTTTCGGTGTTTAATAGATCTTCTAGAAGGGATAGCGACTGA